The sequence below is a genomic window from Ciceribacter thiooxidans.
GGTCTTTCCGGACGTGTGGTGCTGGCCCTCGGGCGGCTCGCCACCAACAAGGGTTACGACCTGCTCATCGACGGCTTCTCGGTGCTGGCCAGCCGTATTCCGGATGCACGGCTGCGACTGGCGCTCGGCGGCGAGAATCTCGACCCGCAGGAGAGCACCCTCCTCAGGCAGTTGCACGAGCAGGTCGAAGCGCTCGGCCTCTCCGACCGCGTCGATTTCTCGGGCTTCGTTCCGGACGAGGAACTGCCGGACTACTACCGTGCCGCCGACCTCTTCGTGCTGTCGAGCCGCTACGAGCCCTTCGGCATGACGGCGATCGAGGCGATGGCCAGCGGCACGCCGACCGTGGTCACCATCCATGGTGGCCTCTTCCGTGCGGTCAGCTACGGCCGACACGCACTCTTTGCCGATCCCTTCGACAAGGAGGATCTCGGCATCACGATGATGAAGCCTCTCAAGCATCCGCGCCTCTATGATCGCCTGTCGAGGATGGGCGCACACAAGGCGCGCAGCCTCTTTACCTGGACCGGGATCGCACAGCAGCTCGTGGCACTCGTCGAAGGGCGGCCGGTGGCCAAAGCGCTCGACGATGCCGACTGGGACGAACCATGGAACGACGGCGACTGAGCCCCGTGCGGATCTTCTCCTCCGACCTCGACGGCACGCTTGCCGGGGATCGCGACGCCTCGCGGCGGTTCGCCGACTACTGGATGAGTCTCGATGACGCCAGCCGTCCGCTGCTCGTTTACAACAGCGGCCGGCTGATCGAGGACATCCTGGCCTTCATCGCCGAAGAGGGCCTGCCGGAGGCAGACTACCTCATCGGCGGCGTCGGTACGATGATGCACGCCGCGACGGTGCCGGAGATCGCGGAAGCCTACGCCGCGTCGCTCGACCGGGACTATGACCCGCTGCGGATTGCCGAACGCCTGCAGTCGCTTCCCGACATCAGGCGCCAACCGGAACGCTACCAACATGCGCTTAAGTCCAGCTGGTATCTTCACGATGCCCCGCTCGAACGGATCGAGGCGCTGGAAGAGGAACTGCGGGCCGAAGGACTTTCGGTGAAACTTGTTTATTCGAGCGGACGCGATCTGGACGTCCTGCCCGGCAATGCCGACAAGGGCAAGGCGCTGATCTGGCTTTGCCGAGAGCTCGGCATCGGCTTGCATGAGGCGGTCGTCGCCGGCGATACGGGCAACGATCTCGGCATGTTCCTGCTCGACGGCGTCCGCGGCATCGTCCCCGCCAACGCCCTTCCCGAACTGCGCCGGCTCGGGGAAGAACGCGACGACGTCTATCTTGCCGAACGGACCACGGCGGACGGCGTCATCGACGGACTTCGGCATTGGCGCGCGCAAGGTCGGCAACCGACCGACGGATAGCCCAAAAGTGGGCAAGCGCAACACTTGACCTGACGAACGGTTGATCCAACATCGACGGTTAAACGATCGCTTGACTGATTCGCCGTGCGTATCCGGAGAGGTCACCGAACGAACACAACCACAGCGTAAACTTCGAAAACAGGAGACAGCGGGAATTGACCATCATGAGCCGGATAGCTTCGGACGTGCAGTTGATGTTGCGGCGGCCGCCGCGCCAGCAATATGCCGCCCTGTGTTATCGCCCGCGCAAGAAGCAGGGGGCATAGAGATCCTTCTGCTGACCAGCCGCGACACCGGCCGATGGGTGATCCCGAAAGGCTGGCCGATGGCCGGCAAGAAGTCCCATACCGTCGCCGAGCGTGAGGCATGGGAGGAAGCAGGCGCCCGCGGCAAGATCTCTCGCGATCCGATCGGCTATTACAGTTACGCCAAAGGCATGGAAGGCGGCCTCAAGGTGGCGTGCCGAGTTCAGGTGCACGCACTCGAGGTCAAGGAGATGACCAAGGATTTTCCCGAGAAGGGAATGCGGCGGCTTGAATGGGTGAGCCCCGAGGAAGCGGCTGCCCGCGTCCGGGAGCCGGAACTGAAGGTGTTGCTGCACGCGTTCGCCGAAAAGACGGCCAGTGCGCTCACCAAGCCCAAGAATTCTGTCGAAGACCGGTAAAATCGGACTGTCACAAAACTGTCATATTGCGCGCGCGCGCCTTTGCTACTAGGGCAAGGGGCGAATTCGGAACCGCGCGCAGAACCGGACGGGCTCAGCGGCGTTTCGTCGTCACTACAGAAATTCGCGAAAGGGTGGCTCTCGGGGGTCGTCCCTCAGGAAGGCAGTATCGTCATGGCCAAGTCGCCACCCAGCC
It includes:
- a CDS encoding HAD-IIB family hydrolase; this encodes MERRRLSPVRIFSSDLDGTLAGDRDASRRFADYWMSLDDASRPLLVYNSGRLIEDILAFIAEEGLPEADYLIGGVGTMMHAATVPEIAEAYAASLDRDYDPLRIAERLQSLPDIRRQPERYQHALKSSWYLHDAPLERIEALEEELRAEGLSVKLVYSSGRDLDVLPGNADKGKALIWLCRELGIGLHEAVVAGDTGNDLGMFLLDGVRGIVPANALPELRRLGEERDDVYLAERTTADGVIDGLRHWRAQGRQPTDG